In Mycoavidus cysteinexigens, a genomic segment contains:
- a CDS encoding type II toxin-antitoxin system HipA family toxin translates to MKFLAVYLNQIRVGFLSQIGDIYQFLADDAYLSEPHRPTLSLAYNVFGNDALTRQLFTEPATVLTRGLGRLPPFFDNLLPEGPLREWLAAERHTTLNDGLELLAAAGNNLPGAVIMRAEWPAESIKLKHNVNQKSAFGPQAIEAPLADAFSLAGVQFKLALSALDGNLRYTMHLEQGLDGEPIIGKFPSAQRNDMVYTEFSGMALTRMAGIETADCWLAPISALDERVQAPARTSSAQEFLAVRRFDRTPEGQRIHIEDFCQVLSLAPERKYGKRTDYETLAAVLLHAAVHGERQVAAYIRRQVVNTLLGNTDAHLKNFSLIYRDGRTPELAPAYDQVPVFLYFDETPFLAVNKKIDQILSAQTLKTYRELYKLLGLSTVLAAQIVKDTIERCLALWPEEMRHLPLTVEQRRKIEYRINHLPLVREVLRRR, encoded by the coding sequence ATGAAGTTCTTAGCAGTTTACCTGAACCAAATTCGGGTCGGTTTTTTGTCGCAAATTGGCGATATTTATCAGTTTTTGGCGGACGATGCTTATTTGTCGGAGCCGCATCGCCCGACTTTATCGCTGGCTTATAATGTGTTTGGCAATGATGCGTTGACGCGTCAGCTATTCACCGAACCGGCCACAGTTTTAACTCGCGGCTTGGGCCGTTTACCCCCCTTTTTTGATAATTTACTGCCCGAAGGACCGCTCCGAGAGTGGTTAGCCGCCGAGCGCCATACGACCCTCAATGACGGCCTAGAGTTACTGGCGGCAGCGGGCAATAATTTGCCTGGCGCAGTCATAATGCGGGCTGAGTGGCCAGCGGAAAGCATCAAGCTCAAACACAATGTGAATCAAAAAAGCGCCTTCGGACCGCAAGCCATTGAAGCGCCGCTGGCAGATGCATTTTCGCTTGCCGGCGTGCAGTTTAAGCTGGCTTTATCGGCCCTCGACGGAAATCTGCGTTACACAATGCATCTTGAACAGGGGCTTGATGGCGAACCTATCATCGGTAAATTTCCGTCGGCGCAACGGAATGATATGGTCTATACCGAATTTTCTGGGATGGCGCTCACGCGTATGGCTGGCATTGAAACGGCGGATTGCTGGCTGGCTCCAATCTCCGCGTTAGACGAAAGAGTACAGGCTCCAGCTAGGACATCGTCAGCGCAAGAATTTTTAGCAGTACGGCGCTTTGACCGCACCCCGGAAGGGCAGCGTATCCATATTGAAGATTTTTGTCAGGTATTAAGCCTGGCACCCGAACGTAAATATGGTAAGCGGACCGACTATGAAACACTGGCCGCGGTTTTATTACACGCTGCGGTGCACGGAGAGCGGCAAGTTGCGGCTTATATCCGCCGGCAAGTCGTGAATACGCTGCTAGGCAATACGGATGCGCATTTAAAAAACTTCTCACTGATCTACCGTGATGGCCGCACGCCGGAATTGGCGCCAGCCTATGATCAGGTTCCCGTATTTTTGTATTTTGACGAGACTCCATTTCTTGCTGTAAACAAAAAAATTGATCAAATACTCTCCGCGCAGACGCTAAAAACGTATCGTGAACTTTATAAGTTACTCGGTTTAAGCACAGTTTTAGCGGCGCAGATTGTTAAAGACACGATTGAGCGGTGTTTGGCGTTATGGCCCGAGGAAATGCGCCATTTGCCGCTGACCGTTGAGCAGCGTCGTAAAATTGAGTATCGCATCAACCACTTGCCGTTGGTGCGAGAGGTTCTCAGGCGTCGCTAA
- a CDS encoding NACHT and WD40 repeat domain-containing protein, with protein MFPISEARSVTQNSYGLINISVHGAHNESTVNFNASALDPKSLEILMQGLEKSQAVQREVLQSAPEPLAILGENIEQFKKEYEKSLKAKGEWDVLSMYVPVQGIKKGRQGEETVDLEEELERFFASEATVFLLQGVAGTGKSTFNRHLAIKKLEEYQHLSETQNDPPLIFFVELRNIENPNRQVIQQFLQSKGFAPEQIEALRQHSHQRCIFIFDGYDEIKERNRNFYDLNELWEWERSKFVITSRPEYLDANYQTYFRPKGTRNGFREVWMAPFSAAQRSNYIQNYIHKTNSPWTAEQYQQALSQLTHLGKELERPFVLRMLLQILPELEEGPQTQKTLTLGTVYEQYFQKWWSNWQVRLGAIPLTDDEEKAKKELCERAGGFMQQGFAYIQKCAVELTKAALTSAQDNENFKNRYRKVYEAFFANEAKAQLLRFNAPFQMKQRQHYEFSHKSMQEYLVARAICAPDFEAIEPNPKDVLNQLLLVKESVILDFLVEQVKKQLQFKAYLHTWIEASKDPCASVTVGAANAMTILVRAGIQFNGADLKRIRIPAADLSSGVFDSAQLQGADLREVDFRQIWLRGANLRGAQMAGVQFARHSLQEKRKVYACAYSSDGKSCAMGFEEGEIDVYDTLSWAKIHTLRGHTNSVSSVVYSPSGTQLASRSRENTVRLWDAPSGQAGPTLRGHTNWVSSVAYSPSGAQLASGSWDHTVRLWDALSGQAGPTLRGHTNWVNSVAYSPRGTQLASGGVDSTVRLWDAPSGQAGLTLRGHTNSVNGIAYSPNGAQLASGSSDHTVRLWDAPSGQAGPTLRGHTDSIISVAYSLNGAQLASGSLDHTVRLWEVSSGQCLRKIQGFRGGVLSVAWQGQPEGEYLLMGSADGSVHKWGVIKEGEGYQVKLYWMSGNQATVVEDTLIEGVIGLSKVNHKLLNQKGARFSENKLLDFFQRNFRVFE; from the coding sequence ATGTTTCCTATTTCAGAGGCGCGATCAGTAACGCAAAACAGCTATGGCTTGATTAATATCTCAGTCCATGGCGCGCATAATGAATCTACAGTAAATTTCAATGCAAGTGCTTTAGACCCCAAATCATTAGAAATTTTAATGCAAGGCCTTGAAAAGAGCCAGGCAGTGCAGAGAGAAGTGCTACAGTCGGCCCCTGAACCTCTTGCGATACTGGGCGAAAATATTGAGCAATTCAAGAAAGAGTATGAAAAAAGTTTAAAAGCCAAGGGAGAATGGGATGTGCTGTCGATGTATGTGCCGGTCCAAGGAATCAAAAAAGGTAGGCAGGGTGAAGAGACGGTCGACCTTGAAGAAGAGTTAGAGCGATTCTTTGCCTCAGAGGCGACGGTATTCTTATTACAGGGTGTAGCGGGTACAGGAAAATCGACATTTAACCGTCATCTGGCGATTAAAAAACTGGAAGAGTATCAGCATCTATCCGAAACCCAAAACGATCCGCCGTTAATATTCTTTGTCGAGCTTAGAAACATAGAAAATCCGAATAGGCAGGTGATACAACAGTTTTTGCAAAGTAAAGGATTTGCGCCAGAACAGATTGAAGCCTTACGTCAGCATTCGCATCAACGCTGTATTTTTATATTTGATGGATATGATGAGATCAAAGAGCGGAATCGTAATTTTTATGATTTGAATGAATTATGGGAGTGGGAAAGGTCAAAATTTGTGATTACGAGCCGTCCCGAATATCTGGATGCGAATTATCAAACGTATTTCCGTCCTAAAGGGACTCGTAATGGATTTAGGGAAGTGTGGATGGCGCCGTTTTCAGCAGCGCAGAGGTCTAATTATATTCAAAATTATATTCATAAAACCAATTCTCCTTGGACCGCAGAACAGTATCAGCAGGCCTTGAGCCAATTGACCCATTTAGGCAAGGAACTGGAGCGTCCGTTTGTACTGCGTATGCTGTTGCAGATTCTGCCTGAATTGGAGGAAGGGCCTCAAACTCAAAAGACTTTAACGCTGGGTACGGTCTATGAACAATATTTTCAGAAGTGGTGGAGTAATTGGCAAGTTCGCTTAGGTGCTATCCCATTAACGGATGATGAGGAGAAGGCCAAGAAAGAACTCTGTGAGCGCGCCGGCGGATTCATGCAACAAGGCTTTGCATATATACAGAAGTGCGCAGTGGAGCTGACTAAAGCAGCTCTTACCTCTGCTCAAGATAACGAAAATTTTAAAAATCGATATCGAAAAGTGTACGAGGCATTTTTTGCCAATGAGGCAAAGGCGCAACTACTGCGCTTTAACGCGCCGTTCCAAATGAAACAAAGGCAGCACTACGAATTTTCGCATAAGTCGATGCAGGAGTATTTAGTGGCTCGAGCCATTTGTGCTCCTGATTTTGAGGCCATAGAACCCAATCCTAAAGATGTACTGAATCAGCTTTTGTTGGTCAAAGAGTCGGTTATCTTGGATTTTTTGGTCGAGCAGGTCAAAAAGCAATTGCAGTTTAAAGCGTATCTGCATACATGGATAGAAGCTTCTAAAGACCCTTGTGCCTCTGTGACGGTGGGAGCGGCGAATGCGATGACGATATTGGTCAGAGCAGGGATACAGTTTAATGGGGCAGATCTAAAGAGAATCCGGATACCGGCAGCGGATTTAAGTAGTGGGGTATTCGACTCAGCGCAGTTGCAAGGAGCGGATTTAAGAGAGGTCGATTTTCGTCAGATATGGCTGCGTGGGGCGAATCTAAGAGGCGCGCAGATGGCGGGTGTCCAGTTTGCCCGACATTCTCTGCAGGAAAAGAGAAAGGTCTATGCGTGTGCTTATTCCTCAGATGGCAAAAGCTGTGCGATGGGTTTTGAGGAGGGCGAGATCGATGTGTATGACACGTTGAGTTGGGCAAAAATCCACACTTTGCGCGGACATACGAATTCTGTCAGTAGTGTGGTGTATTCTCCCAGCGGTACTCAGCTTGCCTCGAGGAGTAGAGAGAATACGGTACGTTTGTGGGACGCGCCAAGCGGTCAGGCGGGCCCGACGTTGCGCGGACATACGAACTGGGTCAGTAGCGTCGCGTATTCACCCAGCGGCGCTCAGCTTGCCTCAGGAAGTTGGGACCATACGGTACGTCTATGGGACGCGCTAAGCGGTCAGGCGGGCCCGACGTTGCGCGGACATACGAATTGGGTTAATAGCGTTGCGTATTCGCCCAGAGGCACTCAGCTTGCCTCAGGGGGAGTGGACAGTACAGTACGTTTGTGGGACGCGCCAAGCGGTCAGGCGGGCCTGACGTTACGCGGACATACGAATTCTGTCAATGGCATCGCGTATTCGCCCAACGGGGCTCAGCTTGCCTCGGGGAGTTCTGACCATACGGTACGTCTGTGGGACGCGCCAAGCGGTCAGGCGGGTCCGACGTTACGCGGACATACGGATTCTATCATTAGCGTCGCATATTCGCTCAACGGGGCTCAGCTTGCCTCGGGGAGTCTGGACCATACGGTTCGACTGTGGGAGGTGTCCTCGGGTCAATGTTTGAGGAAGATTCAAGGTTTTAGGGGGGGAGTACTAAGTGTGGCCTGGCAAGGGCAGCCCGAAGGGGAATATTTATTGATGGGTAGTGCTGATGGGTCAGTGCATAAGTGGGGGGTAATAAAAGAGGGGGAAGGGTATCAGGTAAAGCTATATTGGATGTCAGGGAATCAGGCAACGGTGGTGGAGGATACGCTGATAGAAGGAGTAATCGGGTTAAGTAAGGTAAATCATAAGCTGTTAAACCAGAAAGGCGCTCGATTCTCGGAGAATAAATTATTAGATTTTTTTCAGAGAAATTTTAGAGTTTTCGAGTAA
- a CDS encoding PA0069 family radical SAM protein, giving the protein MSPKPLIAPLIHYKGRGATTHLPGRFEIDQRDSFDDGWSPDDIEAPPLHTEVFSEQAKSILTYNTSPDLPFNVSLNPYRGCEHGCIYCFARPTHSYLGLSPGLDFESRLYAKVNAPQLLERELAKPSYQPQPIALGINTDAYQPIERKLCITRRVLEVLHTCAHPVGLITKSSLIERDLDLLAPMAERQQATVTISMTTLDATLARILEPRAAAPERRLRTVQRLAAAGIPVAVSIAPVIPFITEPELERVLAACASAGATSANYVVLRLPWEVAPLFRQWLATHFPDRAQRVMNRVQEMRDGKDYRAEFGQRMQGEGLWANLLQQRFANAVRRLGLKRCQYEPLDSSSFMRPVLKPIRQGATAQLTLFDNE; this is encoded by the coding sequence ATGAGTCCTAAACCGCTCATCGCGCCGCTAATCCACTATAAGGGGCGTGGCGCAACAACCCATCTGCCAGGGCGCTTTGAAATCGATCAGCGCGATTCCTTCGACGATGGCTGGTCGCCTGATGATATCGAGGCGCCGCCCTTACACACCGAAGTCTTTAGCGAGCAAGCAAAAAGCATCCTAACGTATAACACTTCTCCTGATCTTCCATTTAACGTCTCGCTGAATCCCTATCGAGGCTGTGAGCACGGGTGTATATATTGTTTTGCGCGGCCTACGCATAGCTATCTAGGGTTATCGCCTGGGCTTGATTTTGAGAGCCGCTTATATGCAAAAGTGAATGCGCCACAATTGCTTGAGCGCGAGCTGGCCAAGCCGTCCTATCAACCGCAACCGATTGCACTTGGCATTAATACGGATGCCTATCAACCGATAGAGCGCAAGCTCTGCATAACTCGCCGCGTCCTTGAAGTGTTGCACACTTGCGCCCACCCAGTGGGTTTGATTACAAAGTCATCCTTAATCGAGCGCGATCTGGATTTGCTCGCACCCATGGCGGAGCGTCAACAGGCCACGGTGACAATCTCGATGACCACGCTTGACGCTACGCTAGCGCGCATTTTAGAGCCACGCGCCGCGGCTCCAGAGCGGCGCTTGCGTACAGTGCAGAGGTTGGCGGCGGCAGGTATTCCGGTTGCGGTATCGATTGCGCCAGTGATTCCATTTATTACTGAGCCAGAGCTAGAGCGTGTATTAGCGGCTTGCGCCAGCGCGGGCGCTACCAGTGCGAACTATGTCGTGCTCCGTTTGCCGTGGGAGGTGGCTCCGTTGTTTCGGCAGTGGCTAGCGACTCATTTTCCAGATCGCGCGCAGCGCGTTATGAACCGCGTGCAAGAAATGCGCGACGGCAAAGACTATCGCGCGGAGTTCGGTCAGCGTATGCAAGGGGAGGGCCTATGGGCCAATTTGCTGCAGCAGCGCTTTGCAAATGCGGTGCGTCGGCTGGGGTTAAAGCGCTGTCAATATGAACCTTTAGACAGTTCATCTTTTATGCGCCCGGTTCTAAAACCGATCCGCCAGGGCGCTACTGCGCAGCTCACGTTATTTGATAATGAATAG
- the rpsP gene encoding 30S ribosomal protein S16 — MVIIRFARGGRKNRPFYNIVVTDSRNRRDGRFIESLGFYDPLETKGETLRLNQDRLAYWQGTGAQLSAAVAIRVKEAAKQVAA; from the coding sequence ATGGTTATTATCCGCTTCGCACGTGGTGGTAGAAAGAACCGCCCATTTTATAACATCGTTGTAACGGATTCGCGTAACCGCCGCGATGGCCGTTTTATTGAGAGCCTTGGTTTTTACGATCCGCTCGAAACTAAGGGCGAAACCCTGCGTTTGAATCAAGATCGCCTAGCTTATTGGCAAGGAACTGGCGCTCAGTTATCCGCTGCCGTAGCAATCCGTGTTAAAGAAGCCGCTAAGCAAGTCGCTGCTTAA
- the rimM gene encoding ribosome maturation factor RimM (Essential for efficient processing of 16S rRNA), translating to MMSVAVSPDVMPNDCIEVGVVGGAYGVHGWVKIYPHAQRNQGSDALCSAKRWWLIKHHSAANGGKPEGQAQNPRCVTVLEAKVHSGAIVAQLAECSEREAAQALKGLRVFVRRADFPALANDEYYWVDLIGLEVVNRAGVMLGKVSDLIDNSAHAVLRIAYSALNQAGEQVNHERLIPFVGAYIHQVDLAGGKILVDWDLDY from the coding sequence ATGATGAGTGTCGCGGTATCGCCAGATGTTATGCCGAATGATTGTATAGAAGTAGGCGTAGTCGGAGGCGCTTATGGCGTGCACGGCTGGGTCAAAATTTACCCCCATGCGCAGCGTAATCAAGGTAGCGATGCGCTTTGCAGCGCCAAGCGCTGGTGGCTGATTAAGCACCACAGCGCTGCCAATGGTGGTAAGCCAGAGGGCCAAGCACAGAATCCGCGGTGCGTGACGGTGCTGGAGGCCAAAGTACATAGCGGCGCAATCGTAGCGCAGCTTGCTGAATGCAGCGAGCGTGAAGCAGCGCAGGCGCTAAAAGGGCTGCGCGTTTTCGTGCGGCGCGCTGATTTTCCGGCGCTGGCTAACGATGAATATTATTGGGTAGATTTAATTGGGCTTGAGGTCGTTAACCGAGCCGGGGTGATGCTAGGTAAAGTGAGCGACCTGATCGATAACAGCGCCCATGCGGTCCTGCGGATTGCCTACTCAGCTTTAAATCAAGCGGGCGAGCAAGTGAATCATGAGCGGCTGATTCCGTTCGTTGGTGCCTATATTCATCAGGTTGATTTAGCTGGCGGCAAAATTTTAGTCGATTGGGACTTGGATTACTAA
- the trmD gene encoding tRNA (guanosine(37)-N1)-methyltransferase TrmD, with translation MQFDAVTLFPDMFRALTEWGVIGRAAKQKRYELRTWNPRDFTTDRHRTVDDRPYGGGPGMVMLAQPLAAALAAAQAQQAKIGVTPRIILMSPQGKPLTHLDVMRLAAEPGLVLLCGRYEGIDQRLIDAEVDEEVSMGDFVLSGGELPAMALMDAVIRQLPEVLSDAQSALQDSFVDGLLDCPHYTRPEEYNGMRVPEVLLGGNHAAIKKWRREQALAKTLAKRPDLIAAARLKQTLTEADQAWLAAHANQHVR, from the coding sequence ATGCAATTTGACGCGGTTACGCTTTTTCCAGACATGTTTCGGGCTCTCACGGAATGGGGCGTTATAGGCCGCGCGGCGAAGCAGAAGCGTTATGAGTTGCGCACTTGGAATCCACGTGATTTCACCACCGATCGTCATCGGACAGTTGATGATCGCCCATACGGCGGCGGTCCCGGCATGGTTATGTTGGCGCAGCCGCTGGCGGCCGCGCTAGCCGCTGCGCAAGCGCAACAGGCTAAAATAGGCGTGACGCCTCGCATTATCCTGATGTCGCCACAAGGCAAGCCGTTAACGCACCTTGACGTGATGCGTCTGGCGGCCGAGCCTGGTTTAGTACTTTTATGTGGACGCTACGAAGGCATTGATCAAAGGTTGATTGATGCAGAAGTCGATGAAGAAGTCAGTATGGGTGATTTTGTCCTCTCTGGCGGCGAATTGCCGGCGATGGCGCTGATGGATGCCGTAATCCGCCAGTTGCCCGAGGTCTTAAGTGATGCGCAATCTGCACTCCAAGATAGCTTCGTAGATGGTTTGCTGGATTGTCCGCATTACACGCGTCCAGAAGAGTACAACGGAATGCGTGTACCTGAGGTATTATTAGGGGGAAACCATGCGGCCATTAAAAAATGGCGGCGTGAACAGGCTTTAGCGAAAACGCTTGCAAAACGGCCTGATTTAATTGCTGCGGCGCGTTTGAAACAAACCTTAACGGAAGCGGATCAAGCCTGGCTGGCGGCGCATGCAAACCAGCATGTGCGTTAG
- the rplS gene encoding 50S ribosomal protein L19, whose protein sequence is MHLIEQLEQEEIERVLAGKTIPDFAPGDTVIVSVNVVEGSRKRVQAYEGVVIAKRNRGLNSSFIVRKISSGEGVERTFQTYSPLLASIAVKRRGAVRRAKLYYLRERSGKSARIKEKLTFKNRSATPAA, encoded by the coding sequence ATGCATTTGATTGAACAGCTCGAGCAAGAAGAAATCGAGCGCGTGCTTGCGGGTAAAACGATTCCGGATTTTGCCCCCGGCGACACCGTCATTGTCAGTGTCAATGTGGTTGAAGGCAGCCGCAAGCGGGTGCAGGCTTATGAAGGTGTGGTGATCGCTAAGCGTAACCGCGGTTTGAATTCATCGTTTATTGTCCGTAAAATTTCATCGGGTGAAGGCGTTGAGCGGACTTTTCAGACTTACTCGCCGTTGTTGGCAAGTATCGCGGTGAAGCGCCGTGGCGCAGTGCGTCGCGCGAAGCTCTATTATCTGCGCGAACGTTCTGGTAAATCGGCACGGATTAAAGAGAAGCTGACCTTCAAAAATCGCTCTGCTACACCGGCAGCCTAA
- a CDS encoding CobD/CbiB family protein yields MTFFSILFALILEQVRALSLQNPVSALLRHHAMLVKHSFDADGAIKRSALAWLAVALPWALGVALVYYVLYRIHFVFAFAWNIVVVYFTLGFRQFSHYFTDIQFALNNHDILRAREILHQWTGIDTSAMPVSEIVRHTLSHAVIASHRHVFGVFFWFLVPFGPAGAVLYRVAEYLARLWSESSTVDQRHAPLARFAQQAFFILDWVPARLTALGFAIVGNFEDALYAWRKEVRRPIDTNDEVLLAAGSGALGARLNGPHAEPSSIDLLVSDEQPMSVGEECTPAMLQSAIGLGWRAMVLWMLLLVMLTIAVWLG; encoded by the coding sequence ATGACTTTTTTCTCCATATTGTTCGCTCTTATTCTTGAACAGGTCCGCGCATTATCATTGCAAAACCCTGTTTCTGCATTGCTGCGTCATCATGCAATGTTGGTCAAACATAGCTTTGATGCAGACGGTGCAATCAAGCGTAGCGCGCTTGCTTGGCTCGCTGTTGCCCTACCCTGGGCACTCGGGGTGGCTTTGGTGTATTACGTGCTGTATCGTATCCACTTCGTGTTTGCGTTTGCCTGGAATATCGTGGTTGTCTATTTCACTCTTGGCTTTAGGCAATTCAGCCACTATTTCACCGATATTCAGTTTGCGTTAAATAACCATGATATTTTGCGCGCCCGCGAGATCCTGCACCAGTGGACCGGTATCGACACCAGTGCTATGCCAGTGAGTGAAATTGTGCGCCATACGTTGAGTCATGCAGTGATCGCCTCTCATCGGCATGTATTTGGCGTTTTTTTCTGGTTTTTAGTCCCATTTGGACCTGCTGGCGCAGTGTTATATCGGGTGGCGGAATATTTAGCGCGCTTATGGTCTGAGTCTTCTACAGTAGATCAGCGCCATGCGCCTCTTGCCAGGTTTGCACAACAGGCTTTCTTTATCCTGGATTGGGTTCCTGCGCGCTTGACGGCGCTGGGCTTTGCGATTGTCGGTAACTTTGAAGATGCGCTTTATGCCTGGCGCAAAGAAGTGCGGCGGCCGATTGATACAAACGATGAGGTCTTGTTAGCCGCAGGTAGCGGGGCTTTAGGCGCTCGCTTAAATGGCCCCCATGCTGAACCTTCGAGTATAGATCTGCTGGTTAGCGACGAGCAGCCAATGTCGGTGGGGGAGGAATGCACGCCAGCGATGTTGCAGTCGGCGATCGGACTAGGCTGGCGGGCCATGGTTTTATGGATGTTACTGTTGGTAATGCTAACCATTGCGGTTTGGTTGGGGTAA
- the rsgA gene encoding ribosome small subunit-dependent GTPase A translates to MNALEQGIITASYGRHYLIELENNGGLLQGFPRGKKNEAAVGDKVICERRSNNQGVIVEILPRHNLLYRSDLFKSKYLAANLDQLLIVLATEPYFSEDLLGRALVAAQANQLTVLIVLNKIDLGAQLANARARLNVYRGLGFEVLETSVCANPEATHEQLAGRLAGRATLLLGQSGMGKSTLVNLLVPEAQAATREISTALKTGKHTTTLTRLYTLPEGGVLIDSPGFQEFGLQHLSEETLVRAFAEFQPFLGSCRFYNCRHLHEPDCAVLTALARGEIALARHALYMQLLAEKKR, encoded by the coding sequence ATGAACGCTCTCGAACAGGGGATAATTACTGCGTCCTACGGCCGCCATTATTTAATTGAGTTAGAAAATAATGGCGGCCTATTACAAGGATTCCCACGCGGTAAAAAAAATGAAGCGGCAGTTGGCGATAAAGTCATTTGCGAACGCCGATCAAATAATCAAGGGGTGATTGTCGAGATTTTGCCGCGCCATAATTTACTCTATCGCTCAGATTTATTTAAATCAAAATATTTAGCCGCCAACCTTGATCAGCTGCTGATTGTCCTAGCCACTGAGCCATACTTTAGTGAAGACCTGCTAGGTCGCGCATTGGTCGCCGCGCAAGCTAATCAACTCACGGTGCTTATTGTATTAAATAAAATTGACTTAGGCGCTCAATTGGCGAACGCGCGCGCGCGGCTAAATGTGTATCGCGGGCTAGGCTTCGAGGTACTTGAAACTTCAGTTTGCGCTAACCCCGAAGCCACACATGAGCAGCTAGCGGGTCGGCTCGCCGGACGAGCAACGTTACTATTAGGCCAATCCGGCATGGGTAAATCAACTTTAGTGAATTTGCTGGTGCCTGAAGCCCAGGCCGCTACCCGTGAGATTTCAACTGCGTTAAAGACAGGGAAGCACACTACAACGCTGACTCGGCTCTATACACTGCCTGAAGGCGGCGTATTGATTGATTCACCAGGCTTCCAGGAATTTGGCTTACAACATTTATCTGAAGAAACGCTGGTGCGCGCATTTGCAGAGTTCCAGCCATTTCTTGGAAGCTGTCGCTTTTATAATTGCCGTCATCTACATGAACCGGATTGCGCAGTATTAACAGCGTTGGCGAGAGGGGAAATTGCGCTAGCAAGGCATGCGCTTTATATGCAATTGCTCGCCGAAAAAAAGCGATAG
- a CDS encoding M48 family metallopeptidase: protein MLTIFFMLALIAMVSTKLWLATRQIRYVTFHRNAVPVQFASTISLAAHQRAADYTVARTHLANAETVTGAIVLFALTLLGGLQALSTAVSGWFGHGYAGQIALVASVLVLLSLIDLPFDYIRHFSIEQRFGFNRMTKTLFIVDLLKGLALSAVFGLPLLFIVLWLMAQAGRFWWLWAWAVWATFSLLALVIYPTLIAPLFNKFEPLRDETMRSRIEALLKRCGFAARGLFVMDGSRRSAHGNAYFTGFGRAKRIVFFDTLLARLSENEVEAVLAHELGHFKRRHVTQRLAITFAISFGLMALFGWLVQHDWFYSSLGVTPPALTTGNPHGLALILFSLIMPVFLFFLGPLNSLLSRRHEFEADAFAAKQTDAHELVSALVKLYEDNASTLTPDPIYSTFYYSHPPAAQRIEQLLAAA, encoded by the coding sequence ATGCTGACTATATTTTTTATGCTGGCGTTAATTGCAATGGTCAGTACGAAATTATGGCTTGCTACGCGCCAAATTCGTTATGTCACATTCCATCGTAACGCAGTTCCGGTGCAGTTTGCTTCGACTATTTCACTCGCGGCCCATCAGCGCGCGGCTGATTACACGGTGGCGCGCACCCATCTTGCCAACGCTGAAACCGTTACCGGTGCAATCGTTCTCTTTGCGCTCACCCTGTTAGGCGGGCTGCAAGCATTAAGCACAGCCGTTAGCGGTTGGTTCGGCCATGGTTATGCCGGACAAATTGCCCTAGTTGCCAGCGTGCTCGTACTTCTGAGCTTAATTGACCTGCCTTTTGACTATATTCGGCATTTTTCGATTGAGCAACGCTTTGGTTTTAATCGGATGACAAAAACGCTTTTTATTGTCGACTTGCTCAAAGGTCTTGCGCTAAGCGCTGTATTTGGCTTGCCGCTGCTTTTTATTGTGCTGTGGCTGATGGCGCAAGCAGGCCGTTTTTGGTGGCTGTGGGCCTGGGCAGTCTGGGCTACATTTAGCCTGCTAGCGCTGGTTATTTATCCCACTCTCATCGCGCCCCTGTTTAATAAATTCGAACCCTTGCGCGACGAAACCATGCGCAGCCGGATTGAGGCGCTCCTAAAACGCTGTGGCTTTGCCGCGCGAGGCTTATTTGTGATGGATGGCAGCCGCCGCTCGGCTCATGGCAATGCGTATTTCACCGGGTTTGGTCGAGCCAAACGGATTGTTTTTTTCGATACTTTGCTGGCGCGTTTATCAGAAAATGAAGTTGAGGCCGTGCTAGCGCATGAATTAGGGCATTTTAAACGACGCCATGTAACGCAACGGCTTGCTATCACCTTTGCCATCAGCTTTGGTTTAATGGCATTATTTGGCTGGCTGGTGCAACACGATTGGTTTTATAGCAGCTTGGGCGTGACGCCCCCCGCACTGACTACGGGCAACCCTCATGGCCTAGCGCTTATTTTGTTCTCTTTGATTATGCCGGTTTTTCTCTTTTTCTTGGGTCCGCTGAACAGCCTGCTTTCGCGCCGGCATGAATTTGAGGCAGATGCGTTTGCCGCCAAACAAACCGATGCCCATGAGTTAGTTAGCGCACTGGTTAAGCTCTATGAGGATAATGCCTCGACCTTAACTCCAGACCCTATCTATAGCACTTTTTATTATTCACATCCACCAGCAGCACAGCGTATCGAGCAACTCTTGGCAGCAGCATGA